CCCTGCTATAGTGGTTTCTGACGTACACCCCGGCCCATTTGCTAATGTTGGCAGCAGTAATATACCGTTCGAAATGCAGCAGCGGTTGTCGGATAAGTTTGCACCTTTAATCTTACATAGCTTTTCAAGCCACGACCTGAACCTTCCTTCAAAGAGGTATGTTGATCTACTACTTGAGAGTCTAAACCACCTTAAGTCGATCAACAGCTCTGGGGTTTGCACAGAGTTTCTTACAGAAACTTATGGCAAAGCTATCGTAAACGGTATTGCCTTCGATGGAACTGCTCTGCTAACCATTACTCTTGCGCCGGAGGGTATGGAGGATTTCCCAAGCGAGGTGAGTGAGAAGATTAGAGCCGATGCAGCAAAGCTGGGGTTTAACAATCTTATAATCGTTGACGCCCATAACTCGCAAGGAGAAACCAATAGTGCTTCTGAGCTTAACGATATAGTGGAAGCCTCCGAGAGGCTGCTTCAGAAACTCAGAGATTCTCCAAAATACCCCTTTAAAGTAGGTTTCAGCCACTCCTCAGAGCTCAACCTTACGTTTAAGCAAGATGTGGGTGCTGGCGGTATAGGTGTATTGCTCTTTGAAGTGGCTGGTAAAAGATTTCTGCTGGTTGGTGCAGACGCTAACAACGCGGTTCGAGGTTTAAGAGATAGGTTAGTTAATGGGGTGAAGATTGATGGTGTTAAGGTTGTTGAACTCTGCACGAGTGACACACATTCTGCTTCGGGTAAAGCCCGCTCACCAATAGGCTACTCGCCTCTTGGCGAATTGACAGGAGTCGATGAAATAATCAATGCTGTGAGAGCTTTGGCTAAAAAAGCTGAAGAGAGGCTAGCAGATGCGACGCTTACCACCAAATTAGCATACGCCCAAGTAAAGGTGATGGGGGAGAAGATTCTGAACGAGTTCTCGAGAATCTTTGATAACGTGTTTGAGGTGGCGAAGACTGGAGGTAAGATTCTACTCATCGAGTTTCTATTAATTATAGTCGCAGCAAGCCTAGCTTAATAGAGTCCAGCATCCCACTCATACTTTGCGTGCGCCAGAAGCTGCGCCAACCTAACAGGCTCGGGTATAGCGCCTTGCAGCGTAAATTTATCCAAGATCTGTACAGCTTGCTTATCGTCCACACCAGCAGTACGGATATAGAGTGTTGAGCCTGTTTTTAACACCACCTTTTTGCGACCACCTATCTTATGGTACTGTTGGATTTTCTGCTGCCAGCTTTGCGGGAAGTGGTGCTTAATATGGTGCTCTAATCCTTCTGATTCCTCGAAAGTTAAACCTACAACAGGCACGCCAGTCTCAAGATGAACCCTATCTATATCGATGATGTTAAATAGGCTTATTATGACGCCGCGAAGCATAATCACGTTTATATCGTTACGCCCAAGCCTATAAAACATACCTACTACAGCGTCGGTAGCGTCATCACCGCCCAAAGTTGCTGAGCCGAATACGAAGCCATCAACAACAAGATCCGCACGCATAACTACACCAGCTAAACAAGACCGCTCCAATACACCTATACGAAAACTCTCCGCTATACCAAGCGCCCTTATACCCCTCTTCTCCACTTTAACACGCAAACCTCTGGAGAGGAGTATGTAGAGATGGAGACACATAAGCGTATCTAAAGCATATTTATCTGCCCCTCTCTAGTAGAAAGGCAGAGAAGTTGGCTGAAAAACAGCAGAAAGAGGATGAACTCTACAACCTAAGGGGAAAGACGCTTAAAGTCTATCTGCACCTACTAACAAGCGATGAGCCTGTTGGTGTAAGGGAGATTCAGCGCAGATTAGGTTTTTCAAGCCCAAGCGTAGCCCTACATCACCTCGAAAAGCTTCTTAACATGGGGCTAGTTGAAAAAGATAATTATGGTAGATACAGTGCTACAAAGAAGGTTGATGCGGCTATCCTTCAGTCCTTCTCAAAAATTGGTCGGTTTATGCTGCCTAGACTCAGCTTCTACGCAGCCTTCTTCACAACACTCACTGCAGCGTACATAATCCAACACTTGGGTTCATCT
This genomic window from Nitrososphaerota archaeon contains:
- a CDS encoding DUF2070 family protein codes for the protein PAIVVSDVHPGPFANVGSSNIPFEMQQRLSDKFAPLILHSFSSHDLNLPSKRYVDLLLESLNHLKSINSSGVCTEFLTETYGKAIVNGIAFDGTALLTITLAPEGMEDFPSEVSEKIRADAAKLGFNNLIIVDAHNSQGETNSASELNDIVEASERLLQKLRDSPKYPFKVGFSHSSELNLTFKQDVGAGGIGVLLFEVAGKRFLLVGADANNAVRGLRDRLVNGVKIDGVKVVELCTSDTHSASGKARSPIGYSPLGELTGVDEIINAVRALAKKAEERLADATLTTKLAYAQVKVMGEKILNEFSRIFDNVFEVAKTGGKILLIEFLLIIVAASLA
- a CDS encoding DUF99 family protein; the encoded protein is MCLHLYILLSRGLRVKVEKRGIRALGIAESFRIGVLERSCLAGVVMRADLVVDGFVFGSATLGGDDATDAVVGMFYRLGRNDINVIMLRGVIISLFNIIDIDRVHLETGVPVVGLTFEESEGLEHHIKHHFPQSWQQKIQQYHKIGGRKKVVLKTGSTLYIRTAGVDDKQAVQILDKFTLQGAIPEPVRLAQLLAHAKYEWDAGLY